A window of Adhaeribacter arboris genomic DNA:
GTAATCAAAGTTTTGACCGGACTTCGATTACGCTGTATACACTTACTAAGCATTTTGATCCTTTAATTGAATTACTAGGCGAAATACTTTTCGCTCCTACGTTTCCGGAGAAGGAGTTTGAGTTACTTAAAATACGAACTATCCAAAATATCAGCGTTGAGAAAAAGAAAAACGCTTATTTAGCCAATCAACTTTTTACTCGAAATTTTTACGGTCCTAATCATCCGTATGCAACGGGTATGGATGAGGTTATTTTAAATCAAATTACCTTACCCGAAATAAAAGACTTTTATCATACTCATTATAATCTTTCCGAAGCTGAAATTTTTATTTGCGGAGACTTTAGTTCAGAAGATATTTTAAAAGTTGAAAGCTTATTTGGAAAGGCTGGTGTTCATCAAGAGTCAATGGCATCTAAGGAATACAAACCCTTAGGCATCATTAAAAAAGATTTCCTAGTAAAAGAAGATAGTTTACAATCATCCATCAGGGTAGGTAGTGCCTGGCCGGCTATGAACCACCCGGATTATCATAAACTTGCTTTACTTAATAAAATACTAGGCGGTTACTTTGGCTCCCGGTTGATGAAAAATATCCGGGAAGATAAAGGATTTACTTACGGTATATACTCGACAATTTCGGTAAAAGAACATCATAATTTATTCTTTATCGCTACGGATGTTAATTACCAGAACACGCAGCAAACTTTAGACGAGATATACCGCGAAGTGAACTTATTGAAGAGCGAGTTGGTGGAAACTTCAGAACTCCAGACGGTACAAAATTATATTGTAGGCAAGTTAGCGAATGACTTAAGCACTATTTTTGATCAATCTGAAAAGTACAAAAATATTATTTTGCATCAACTACCTTTAACTTTCTATTCAAATTATATCAATGCTATTAAATCAGTAACGCCGGAAGAACTTAACCTTCTTGCTAATCGATACTATATTCTAGATTCCTTTTATGAAGCAGTAGTTGGCAAACCAGTTGACTAGCTTTGTGTTAAACAAGGAACATATGAGTAAACCAAAATCCGACCTAAATCCGGTTCTTACAACTGGATTTAAGTCGGATTTTAGTTTAAATTGGCAGGCTGTTATTTACTAATCAGGTACTTTATTTGCAAACCTACATAATAATTCCGGCCAGGAGCGGCCTGGAAATAGCG
This region includes:
- a CDS encoding M16 family metallopeptidase, translating into MLNRTEAPALKEISAVQLPSAEVTTFPNKSRLHRIFNSTQPILKFEIVLKAGKWYEPYNGIAYLAAKMLLEGTQQYSARQIADIIAFYGASLESNQSFDRTSITLYTLTKHFDPLIELLGEILFAPTFPEKEFELLKIRTIQNISVEKKKNAYLANQLFTRNFYGPNHPYATGMDEVILNQITLPEIKDFYHTHYNLSEAEIFICGDFSSEDILKVESLFGKAGVHQESMASKEYKPLGIIKKDFLVKEDSLQSSIRVGSAWPAMNHPDYHKLALLNKILGGYFGSRLMKNIREDKGFTYGIYSTISVKEHHNLFFIATDVNYQNTQQTLDEIYREVNLLKSELVETSELQTVQNYIVGKLANDLSTIFDQSEKYKNIILHQLPLTFYSNYINAIKSVTPEELNLLANRYYILDSFYEAVVGKPVD